The DNA sequence CCGAAAAAACCTTTAACTCACTTGTGGAGGTACGCGATTTTTTGCAGAAAATAGATTTCTAATAATTTTTCCCATAATGATAACAATCTCTAAGTTTTCACTTTTTTTGTCCAATATAATAAAATCCATTAGAAACATGGCTATTCATTGTTTTAAAAACAGTTTTTTCCAATAATAATTTTTTATAATTCTTAGTCAATTTCAATACATCTTCAATAGTGTGATGTCTCAAAACCAACCCTTCAGGAAGTTCAAACACGCCATAAATCCCATATTTATCCTCATATTTAGCATAACGTTTAAGATTCCTAGTATCATAATTTAACAGAAAATCACTGATATAGATTATTCCATTTTTTTTCAAAACTCTAGAAATTTCATTTATTAAAATTTCCTGTTCTATATCAGTTACATTACTGGTTAACACTCCAATAAGAAGCACAACATCAAATTCATTATCCGTAAAGGGTAATTTCTCCCCATTATTTTTTACAAACTTTAAGTAGGGATATAATCTCATTCCTCTTTCTAGCATCGCCTCTGAGAAGTCAACACCCGTTAAATTTTTAAAACCATTATTATGGAGTTCATTTAAAATCCTACCATAACCACAGCCAACATCAAGGATATTCATCTCTTTTTTAACATGTTTTTTAATTGCTTCTAGAAAAAATGGTGTGGGGAATTCTTTTTCATCTGCTAATTCATCCCAATATTTTACCTGATCTTGAATAGGCTTCATCATTTCCTCTGTTTATATAAATCGC is a window from the Methanobacterium sp. genome containing:
- a CDS encoding class I SAM-dependent methyltransferase, producing MMKPIQDQVKYWDELADEKEFPTPFFLEAIKKHVKKEMNILDVGCGYGRILNELHNNGFKNLTGVDFSEAMLERGMRLYPYLKFVKNNGEKLPFTDNEFDVVLLIGVLTSNVTDIEQEILINEISRVLKKNGIIYISDFLLNYDTRNLKRYAKYEDKYGIYGVFELPEGLVLRHHTIEDVLKLTKNYKKLLLEKTVFKTMNSHVSNGFYYIGQKK